A single Marinobacter sp. es.042 DNA region contains:
- a CDS encoding molecular chaperone: MSNTAEIQCPRSISEEDRARAQIYQLLGVLLVEPPSSGLLKGLASLQGDETPLGSACKNLAALAERTNPYDAEREFNNLFVGLGRGELLPYASYYLTGFLNEKPLADLRSDLMTRGIKSRSDVKEPEDHIGTLCEIMAGIITGEFPCDSGLPSQKAFFDAHLAKWAALFFTDLEEAQSAIFYAPVGSLGRAFMAVEADAFAIQ; encoded by the coding sequence TTGAGTAACACTGCGGAAATCCAGTGCCCGCGTTCGATCTCTGAAGAAGATCGTGCGAGGGCCCAGATCTATCAGCTGCTTGGCGTCCTGCTTGTAGAGCCGCCCTCCAGTGGTTTATTGAAGGGGTTGGCGTCACTGCAGGGTGATGAGACGCCCCTCGGTTCAGCCTGCAAGAACCTGGCAGCCCTTGCCGAGCGCACCAACCCGTATGACGCCGAGCGAGAGTTCAACAACCTGTTTGTCGGACTTGGTCGCGGCGAACTACTTCCCTATGCCAGCTATTACCTCACTGGCTTCCTGAATGAGAAGCCCCTGGCGGATCTGCGAAGCGATCTCATGACCCGCGGTATCAAATCCCGCAGCGACGTAAAAGAGCCGGAAGATCACATCGGCACCCTCTGCGAAATCATGGCGGGCATCATCACCGGGGAATTTCCATGCGACAGCGGACTGCCGTCGCAAAAAGCATTTTTTGATGCCCACCTGGCAAAGTGGGCAGCCTTGTTTTTTACCGACTTGGAAGAAGCGCAAAGCGCCATTTTTTACGCACCAGTGGGTTCGCTCGGTCGAGCCTTCATGGCGGTAGAAGCCGACGCCTTTGCAATTCAGTAA
- a CDS encoding twin-arginine translocation signal domain-containing protein: protein MDNPKRENSRRRFLQMAAAAAPAAVAMTVAPNAAAEVVRTDVPKSRGLRDTEHTRKYFESARF from the coding sequence ATGGACAACCCGAAGCGTGAAAACAGCCGTCGCCGTTTCTTGCAAATGGCTGCAGCAGCAGCTCCAGCTGCCGTTGCAATGACGGTTGCACCGAACGCCGCAGCCGAGGTCGTCAGGACAGACGTTCCGAAAAGCCGCGGTTTACGTGATACCGAACACACCCGTAAGTATTTCGAATCGGCTCGCTTTTAA
- a CDS encoding formate dehydrogenase subunit alpha: protein MLRKKTNGVAKGSRAGSLLSSLAAKTLDRRQFLTTSGVAVGGLAALSLTSGRVEAAAPATGGGEVVVKKSVCTHCSVGCTVEAEVQNGVWTGQEPGWDSPFNMGAHCAKGAAVREHAHGERRLKSPMKMVNGQWQKISWDTAINEIGDKMLEIREQSGPDSVYWLGSAKFNNEQAYLYRKFAAYWGTNNVDHQARICHSTTVAGVANTWGYGAMTNSYNDIHKSKAIFIIGGNPAEAHPVSLLHVLKAKEENNAPLIVCDPRFTRTAAHADEFVRFRPGSDVALVWGILWHLFENGWEDKEFIRTRVYGMEDIREEVKRWNPEEVERVTGAPGAQLERVARTLANNRPGTVIWCMGGTQHTNGNNNTRAYCVLQLALGNMGVAGGGTNIFRGHDNVQGATDLGVLADTLPGYYGLSAGSWAHWARVWEEDLDYLKGRFAVWDKDGKSRAMMNEKGIPVSRWIDGVLEAKENLDQPDNTRAMVLWGHAPNSQTRMTEMKEAMEKLDLLVVVDPFPTVSAVLHDRKEGAYLLPTTTQFETTGSVTASNRSLQWREKVVEPLFDSKVDHEIIKLFADKFGFTDRMFRNIAIDGNEPSIEDITREFNRGMWTIGYTGQSPERLKKHMKYQHHFDKTTLRAVGGPCDGDFYGMPWPCWGTPEMNHPGTANLYDMSLPVSEGGLTFRARFGVEHNGQNILADGVYSKNSEIKDGYPEFTMQMLMDLGWDGDLTAEERASIEAVAGASTNWKTDLSGGIQRVAIKHECAPFGNAKARAIVWNFPDPVPLHREPLYTSRRDLVADYPTYEDKTFWRVPTLYESIQKNDFSKEFPIILTSGRLVEYEGGGDETRSNPWLAELQQDMFIEINPRDANNLNVRDGNDVWVSGPEGSKIKVKAMVTERVGEGVAFMPFHFGGHYQGKDLRDKYPKGADPIVLGESTNTVQTYGYDSVTQMQETKATLCSIMPA from the coding sequence ATGTTAAGGAAGAAGACCAACGGGGTAGCGAAAGGCTCCCGTGCAGGCTCTTTGCTTTCTTCTCTCGCTGCCAAGACCCTGGACCGTCGTCAGTTCCTGACAACGTCTGGCGTGGCAGTGGGCGGTCTGGCGGCACTGTCGCTGACATCGGGACGGGTTGAAGCTGCGGCTCCGGCAACCGGTGGCGGAGAAGTGGTCGTCAAGAAATCGGTCTGTACACACTGTTCGGTTGGCTGCACCGTAGAAGCCGAAGTTCAGAACGGCGTGTGGACAGGCCAGGAACCAGGTTGGGACAGCCCCTTCAATATGGGTGCTCACTGCGCCAAAGGTGCTGCAGTCAGGGAACATGCTCACGGCGAGCGTCGCCTCAAGTCGCCCATGAAAATGGTCAACGGCCAGTGGCAGAAGATTTCCTGGGATACCGCCATCAACGAAATCGGCGACAAGATGCTCGAAATTCGTGAGCAAAGCGGTCCCGATTCGGTCTACTGGTTGGGTAGCGCAAAGTTCAACAACGAGCAGGCCTACCTGTACCGCAAGTTTGCGGCCTATTGGGGCACCAACAACGTGGATCACCAGGCTCGTATCTGCCACTCCACGACCGTAGCCGGCGTAGCCAATACCTGGGGCTACGGCGCAATGACCAACTCCTACAACGACATTCACAAGTCCAAGGCGATCTTCATCATCGGGGGCAACCCCGCCGAAGCGCACCCGGTGTCGCTGCTGCACGTTCTTAAGGCGAAGGAAGAGAATAACGCTCCGCTGATCGTCTGCGACCCGCGTTTCACCCGCACAGCGGCCCATGCCGACGAGTTTGTGCGTTTCCGCCCCGGCTCCGACGTTGCGCTGGTGTGGGGTATTCTCTGGCACCTCTTCGAAAATGGCTGGGAAGACAAAGAATTCATCCGTACCCGTGTGTACGGCATGGAAGACATTCGCGAGGAAGTGAAGCGCTGGAATCCCGAAGAAGTTGAGCGTGTAACCGGCGCACCCGGAGCACAGCTTGAGCGTGTGGCCCGCACTCTGGCCAACAATCGGCCCGGCACGGTTATCTGGTGCATGGGTGGTACCCAGCACACCAACGGTAACAACAACACCCGCGCCTACTGCGTACTCCAGCTCGCCCTTGGCAACATGGGCGTCGCAGGTGGTGGCACCAACATCTTCCGTGGCCACGACAACGTTCAGGGCGCAACGGACCTCGGCGTACTCGCTGACACCCTGCCCGGCTACTACGGTCTCTCAGCCGGCTCCTGGGCGCACTGGGCTCGTGTCTGGGAAGAAGATCTGGACTATCTCAAAGGCCGCTTTGCGGTTTGGGATAAGGACGGCAAGTCCCGCGCCATGATGAACGAAAAGGGCATCCCGGTCTCCCGCTGGATTGACGGTGTTCTGGAAGCCAAGGAAAACCTTGATCAGCCAGACAACACCCGGGCCATGGTTCTGTGGGGCCACGCGCCCAACTCCCAGACCCGGATGACAGAAATGAAGGAAGCCATGGAAAAGCTCGACCTGCTGGTTGTAGTGGACCCCTTCCCGACTGTGTCTGCCGTACTCCACGATCGTAAGGAAGGCGCCTACCTGCTGCCCACGACCACCCAGTTCGAGACCACCGGCTCGGTAACCGCGTCGAATCGTTCTCTGCAGTGGCGTGAAAAGGTGGTAGAGCCGCTGTTCGACTCCAAGGTCGATCATGAAATCATAAAGCTGTTTGCGGACAAGTTCGGCTTCACCGATCGCATGTTCCGCAACATCGCCATTGATGGCAATGAGCCGTCGATTGAGGACATTACCCGCGAGTTCAACCGCGGCATGTGGACCATCGGCTACACCGGCCAGTCGCCAGAGCGACTCAAGAAACACATGAAGTACCAGCACCACTTCGACAAGACCACCCTCCGTGCGGTTGGCGGACCTTGCGATGGCGACTTCTACGGAATGCCGTGGCCATGCTGGGGCACCCCGGAGATGAACCATCCGGGCACCGCCAACCTGTACGACATGTCGCTGCCGGTTTCCGAAGGCGGACTGACATTCCGGGCCCGCTTTGGTGTTGAACACAACGGCCAGAATATTCTGGCAGACGGTGTTTATTCCAAGAACTCGGAAATCAAGGACGGCTATCCCGAGTTCACCATGCAGATGCTGATGGACCTGGGCTGGGATGGTGATCTGACGGCTGAGGAGCGAGCCAGCATTGAAGCTGTCGCCGGGGCGTCAACCAACTGGAAGACAGACCTGTCTGGTGGTATCCAGCGCGTGGCCATCAAACACGAATGTGCGCCCTTCGGCAACGCCAAGGCACGCGCCATTGTCTGGAACTTCCCGGATCCGGTGCCGCTGCATCGTGAGCCTCTGTACACCTCACGTCGCGACCTGGTAGCGGATTACCCGACCTACGAGGACAAGACTTTCTGGCGGGTGCCGACCTTGTACGAGTCAATCCAGAAGAACGACTTCAGCAAGGAGTTCCCGATCATCCTTACCTCCGGACGTCTGGTCGAGTACGAGGGTGGCGGTGACGAAACCCGTTCAAACCCCTGGCTGGCAGAACTGCAGCAGGACATGTTCATCGAGATCAACCCACGCGACGCCAACAATCTGAATGTCCGCGACGGCAATGACGTCTGGGTGTCCGGTCCGGAAGGCTCGAAGATCAAGGTGAAGGCCATGGTGACAGAGCGTGTTGGCGAGGGTGTGGCGTTCATGCCATTCCACTTCGGCGGGCACTATCAGGGTAAGGACCTGCGGGACAAGTATCCCAAGGGCGCCGATCCCATCGTTCTGGGCGAATCCACTAACACAGTTCAAACATACGGGTATGACTCGGTCACTCAGATGCAAGAGACCAAAGCCACCCTATGTTCGATTATGCCGGCATAA
- the fdh3B gene encoding formate dehydrogenase FDH3 subunit beta: protein MALEGQARAKFLCDAERCIECNACVTACKNEHEVPWGINRRRVVTIEDGKPGERSISVACMHCSDAPCMAVCPVDCFYQTEDGVVLHSKDLCIGCGYCFYACPFGAPQFPQAGNFGSRGKMDKCTFCAGGPEEDNSTVEFQKYGRNRIAEGKLPICAEMCSTKALLAGDGNEVADIYRQRVVNRGFGSGAWGWGTAYEKKGA, encoded by the coding sequence ATGGCACTTGAAGGACAAGCAAGAGCAAAATTCCTTTGCGACGCCGAGCGCTGCATCGAATGTAATGCATGCGTAACGGCCTGTAAGAACGAGCACGAGGTCCCCTGGGGCATCAACCGTCGCCGAGTGGTAACCATCGAAGATGGCAAGCCAGGAGAGCGTTCGATTTCGGTAGCCTGCATGCACTGTTCAGACGCCCCTTGTATGGCCGTCTGCCCGGTGGATTGCTTCTACCAGACCGAAGACGGTGTGGTGCTGCACTCCAAAGACCTTTGTATCGGTTGTGGCTATTGCTTCTACGCTTGCCCGTTCGGTGCGCCCCAGTTCCCGCAAGCGGGCAACTTTGGCAGCCGCGGCAAGATGGACAAATGCACGTTCTGTGCAGGCGGCCCGGAAGAAGACAACTCCACAGTTGAATTCCAGAAATACGGTCGTAACCGTATTGCTGAGGGTAAACTGCCGATCTGTGCGGAAATGTGCTCGACCAAAGCCCTGTTGGCCGGTGACGGCAACGAAGTGGCGGACATCTATCGCCAGCGTGTTGTGAATCGTGGTTTCGGTTCCGGCGCCTGGGGATGGGGCACGGCCTACGAGAAGAAAGGTGCATAA
- a CDS encoding formate dehydrogenase subunit gamma, whose translation MKTKLFSAALLVLATLLFNPVWAQESTTVDRTATGGAQTLEDIMRRQQQLEMDDSFRSENLGNPENAAPTTAPLGTNGGRSDADVWRSIRYNEIDPRIQSPGPANEVMIQDAGMPWYQLREGPIITYGGGAILGFLALLVVFYFVRGKIMIDGGPAGTTIQRFKAIERFGHWLLAGSFIALGITGLLTLMGRSFLIPVIGHDAFATIAAGSKWVHNNIAWSFMLGLVMTFVMWIAHNIPNKLDWQWLKAGGGIFTKGHPSAKKFNAGQKIIFWTVMVLGASVSLSGLSLLFPFHMPMFADTFGVINSIIGTSFPTELTPHEEMQYANIWHSIVAFVMMLAIIAHIYIGSVGMEGAFDAMGNGQVDLEWARQHHDLWVAEVEAKQGKGGSS comes from the coding sequence ATGAAAACAAAACTTTTTAGTGCCGCCCTCCTCGTATTGGCGACACTGCTGTTCAACCCTGTGTGGGCACAAGAGTCCACTACGGTTGACCGGACCGCGACCGGGGGGGCCCAAACCCTCGAAGACATCATGCGCCGCCAGCAACAGCTGGAGATGGATGATTCGTTTCGGTCTGAAAACCTCGGCAACCCTGAAAACGCAGCACCTACTACTGCGCCTCTGGGCACGAATGGCGGGCGCTCGGATGCCGATGTCTGGCGTTCAATCCGTTATAACGAGATCGATCCCCGAATTCAGTCCCCGGGCCCTGCCAACGAGGTAATGATTCAGGACGCAGGCATGCCCTGGTATCAGCTACGCGAAGGTCCGATCATCACGTACGGTGGGGGCGCCATACTCGGCTTCCTTGCGTTGCTGGTTGTCTTCTATTTCGTTCGCGGCAAGATCATGATTGATGGGGGCCCTGCGGGCACAACCATTCAGCGGTTCAAAGCCATCGAGCGATTCGGACACTGGTTGCTGGCAGGCTCTTTCATCGCACTCGGCATCACAGGCCTATTAACGCTGATGGGGCGTAGCTTCCTGATTCCGGTAATCGGCCACGACGCCTTTGCAACCATCGCTGCCGGCTCCAAATGGGTCCACAACAACATCGCATGGTCTTTCATGCTGGGACTGGTGATGACCTTCGTAATGTGGATAGCCCACAACATCCCCAACAAGCTGGACTGGCAATGGCTCAAAGCGGGCGGGGGCATCTTTACCAAAGGACATCCGTCGGCGAAGAAATTCAACGCTGGCCAGAAGATCATTTTCTGGACCGTAATGGTGTTGGGCGCCTCCGTTTCCCTTTCCGGGCTATCGCTGCTGTTCCCGTTCCATATGCCAATGTTTGCTGACACCTTCGGTGTCATCAACAGCATCATTGGAACCAGCTTCCCAACTGAGCTCACGCCACACGAAGAGATGCAATACGCCAACATCTGGCACTCGATTGTAGCGTTTGTGATGATGCTGGCCATCATTGCCCACATCTACATCGGCTCCGTTGGTATGGAGGGCGCGTTCGACGCCATGGGCAATGGCCAGGTGGACCTGGAATGGGCACGTCAGCACCACGACCTGTGGGTCGCTGAGGTTGAAGCGAAACAAGGCAAAGGAGGTTCGTCGTGA
- a CDS encoding sulfurtransferase TusA family protein, with the protein MCALTDQSGVYQIDAVGLVCPLPILRFKKRTKDLPSGTLVDFLADDPTGRKDLQALCDITGHRIEWTREEDAGVTRYRISLA; encoded by the coding sequence GTGTGCGCCTTGACTGATCAGTCCGGGGTATACCAGATCGACGCCGTCGGTCTGGTATGTCCTCTCCCCATCCTGCGTTTCAAAAAACGGACCAAAGACCTGCCCAGCGGAACACTCGTCGATTTCCTGGCGGATGATCCCACCGGCCGAAAGGACCTTCAGGCCCTCTGTGATATAACCGGCCACCGGATTGAGTGGACCAGAGAGGAAGACGCCGGCGTCACCCGTTACCGTATTTCCCTGGCATAA
- a CDS encoding EAL domain-containing protein encodes MSSDPLFSTPGEENALYLELTDGIPGAIFQYILHPDGTDQLSYISRGCVDLWEIEASELKRDPGPLWEMILPEDVEGLARSIRGSAEAMTFWRHEWRIKPASGVVKWLSGTGTPKQRENGDICWNSVIIDVTRERQTQEALDSFFDQRMTMNAMVNFEGKFVRVNGLWETKLGYRRDELEGEVFIEFVHPEDREKTLSEAGRVIENSEGSSEFENRYRHKDGSYRRLSWSSVPSPETGLIYAVAIDVTEARIADDKLRQAATVFQSTVEGVMISDLDNRIIEVNDAFYQITGYTEEEAIGKTPHLLDSGKHDPSFFNAIWQSVLENGHWRGEIWSRRKDGSVFPELLTISTILNKDEPVGYVTVFSDISTLKAHQEKLDYLAHHDPLTGLPNRLLFNSRLQQSIRLSERTGRSIAVLFIDIDRFKNINDSMGHPTGDELLKHVAARLREQLRASDTAARLGGDEFVVLLEDIDGAEHAGQVADTLMKAFKETFAMDDVEIGVTVSIGISLFPQDSNDAAELLADADAAMYQAKENGRNTYAFYSSESTARALEYVFFENALRRAVSDNQLFLEYQPQFDLEAGKLTGMEALIRWKHPDKGLITPDRFIPIAEQNGTIRNIGQWVLQTACHQGKAWLDAGLDIGRISINVAASQFHDENFLAEVLAIVDESGLPPEHLELELTESSFMHQPERAIPKLHALRKRNITIAIDDFGTGYSSLSYLKRLPIDKLKIDRSFVMDLPDDEEDKAIVRAIIGLGKTLKLKTIAEGVETEAQVAFFKQAKCDAQGFYFSRPLGTDAMDAFLRSTQTSAQ; translated from the coding sequence ATGAGTTCAGACCCACTCTTTTCCACTCCAGGCGAGGAAAATGCCCTTTACCTGGAGCTTACCGACGGCATCCCCGGGGCAATCTTTCAGTATATTCTCCATCCTGACGGCACCGACCAATTGAGCTACATCAGCCGGGGGTGTGTTGATCTGTGGGAGATTGAAGCGTCAGAACTGAAACGTGATCCAGGCCCACTATGGGAAATGATTCTGCCTGAGGATGTCGAGGGACTGGCCCGGTCGATTCGTGGTTCTGCGGAAGCCATGACCTTCTGGAGACACGAGTGGCGGATCAAGCCAGCTTCCGGTGTTGTGAAATGGCTGAGTGGCACCGGCACTCCCAAACAGCGTGAAAATGGAGACATATGCTGGAATAGCGTGATCATTGATGTAACACGCGAACGCCAGACCCAGGAAGCATTGGACAGCTTTTTCGATCAGCGCATGACGATGAACGCGATGGTCAACTTCGAGGGCAAGTTCGTGCGGGTCAATGGACTTTGGGAAACAAAGCTGGGCTATCGTCGCGACGAACTGGAAGGAGAGGTTTTCATCGAGTTTGTCCACCCGGAGGACCGTGAGAAAACCCTGAGCGAAGCCGGCAGAGTCATAGAAAACAGCGAAGGGTCATCGGAGTTTGAAAACCGGTATCGGCACAAAGACGGCTCCTACCGCCGGCTGTCCTGGTCATCAGTGCCATCCCCAGAAACGGGGTTGATCTATGCAGTTGCTATTGATGTGACAGAGGCGCGCATCGCTGATGACAAGCTGCGTCAAGCGGCGACGGTATTCCAGAGTACGGTTGAAGGCGTGATGATCAGCGATCTGGATAACAGGATCATTGAGGTTAATGATGCCTTTTACCAGATTACGGGCTATACGGAAGAGGAGGCAATCGGCAAAACGCCCCACCTTCTCGATTCGGGAAAACACGATCCAAGCTTCTTCAATGCCATTTGGCAAAGTGTTCTGGAAAACGGGCACTGGCGTGGTGAAATCTGGAGCCGCAGGAAAGACGGAAGTGTCTTCCCGGAACTGCTGACTATCAGCACTATTCTCAACAAAGACGAGCCGGTCGGCTATGTGACGGTATTTTCAGATATTTCTACACTGAAAGCCCATCAGGAAAAGCTGGATTATCTGGCTCACCACGATCCCCTGACGGGCCTGCCAAACCGCCTCCTTTTCAATTCCCGATTGCAACAGAGCATCCGTCTGTCGGAGCGAACCGGCCGTTCTATAGCGGTCTTGTTCATCGACATTGATCGATTCAAAAACATCAATGACAGCATGGGCCATCCCACGGGGGACGAACTGCTGAAGCACGTAGCTGCTCGCCTGAGGGAGCAGCTACGTGCTTCCGACACGGCGGCACGCCTGGGAGGAGATGAGTTCGTCGTTCTTCTGGAAGACATTGACGGCGCGGAACATGCCGGACAGGTCGCCGACACTCTGATGAAAGCGTTTAAAGAGACGTTCGCCATGGACGATGTCGAGATCGGGGTAACCGTAAGCATTGGAATCAGCCTCTTTCCGCAGGACTCCAATGACGCGGCAGAACTGCTGGCTGACGCCGATGCAGCGATGTATCAGGCCAAAGAGAACGGCAGAAACACCTATGCATTCTATTCTAGCGAATCAACCGCCCGGGCACTGGAGTACGTGTTCTTCGAGAATGCTCTCAGGCGGGCGGTTTCTGACAATCAACTCTTCCTTGAGTATCAGCCCCAGTTTGATCTGGAGGCTGGAAAACTCACCGGTATGGAAGCACTGATACGCTGGAAGCATCCAGACAAGGGACTGATTACACCGGATCGCTTCATACCGATTGCCGAGCAAAATGGCACCATAAGAAACATAGGACAGTGGGTGCTCCAAACGGCCTGCCACCAGGGGAAAGCCTGGCTGGATGCTGGCCTGGACATAGGGCGCATCTCTATCAATGTCGCTGCATCGCAGTTTCACGATGAGAACTTTCTTGCCGAGGTGTTAGCGATTGTGGACGAATCCGGATTGCCTCCAGAGCATCTGGAACTGGAGTTAACCGAGAGCTCGTTCATGCACCAACCCGAAAGGGCCATACCGAAGCTTCACGCACTCAGAAAGAGGAACATCACCATCGCCATTGATGACTTCGGTACCGGATATTCCTCCCTGAGCTACCTGAAAAGACTGCCCATCGACAAATTGAAAATAGACCGTTCTTTCGTGATGGATTTGCCGGATGACGAAGAAGACAAAGCCATTGTGCGCGCGATTATTGGTTTGGGAAAAACCCTCAAACTGAAAACGATTGCCGAGGGCGTTGAAACCGAGGCTCAGGTGGCGTTTTTCAAGCAGGCAAAATGTGATGCCCAGGGCTTTTACTTCAGCCGCCCCCTCGGCACGGATGCGATGGACGCGTTTCTTCGTTCGACGCAGACAAGCGCACAGTGA
- a CDS encoding methyl-accepting chemotaxis protein, with the protein MSIRKVFIVSIAVVLLVIALLASIVIALNTQKTITADVAERQSDLVAEITGMLSITDELMSKRVKNSLNLLIERGQQMGTARVQGTEPVAGKSAPALFLGDTMINNNFDLVDGITQVMDGTATLFVRDGQDFVRVSTNVKKDDGSRAIGTKLNMAGAAGQAISRGEAYFGQVDILGNPYLTAYSPIRNASNQIIGIWYVGYSADLEELEAAITSSSLLDRGFLALVDDKGRLRMHSNSIETDPLQNLLENEPDGWNLERTAFDRWGYQIVTGYSEDEVAAMVRNQTIKTIIAILIGGLVLIGCLSALAQLVVARPLQKMIDAINDIASGEGDLTVRFNATGKSELDVMAQGFDRLLDRLQTTISETKGSSESLLGASSSLRGIASDSATVVSQQTEETEQVATAMNEMTATAQTVAESASRAENIAKEADGLAESGQSLIAKTTAKIQSQLENNQSSAQTSASLRAASDNIGNILSVIENISEQTNLLALNAAIEAARAGEHGRGFAVVSDEVRNLARRTQESIKEIQDQINHLQEGVAGVTNVIEVGSQLATETNDMIRETGNAIDALRESVRTIRDTNIEMASAAEQQSQVSEDINQRLEHIRQMAGSSQENAASTNEAAETLKQLAEKLKSQLDSYRT; encoded by the coding sequence ATGTCTATCAGAAAAGTGTTCATCGTCTCGATTGCCGTTGTTCTGCTGGTCATCGCATTGCTCGCAAGCATTGTGATCGCTCTGAACACTCAGAAAACGATCACGGCAGATGTGGCAGAAAGGCAGAGTGATCTTGTCGCGGAGATCACCGGAATGCTCTCCATTACCGACGAGCTCATGTCGAAACGGGTGAAGAACTCTCTGAATCTGCTGATTGAGCGTGGTCAGCAAATGGGAACCGCCCGGGTTCAGGGAACGGAACCCGTTGCAGGCAAATCGGCGCCAGCACTGTTTCTGGGCGACACCATGATCAACAACAACTTTGATCTGGTGGACGGCATAACCCAGGTCATGGACGGCACAGCCACACTCTTCGTTCGCGACGGTCAGGACTTTGTGAGGGTTTCCACGAACGTCAAGAAAGACGATGGGTCCCGGGCCATCGGCACCAAGCTCAATATGGCGGGCGCCGCCGGGCAGGCCATCAGCCGTGGTGAAGCCTACTTTGGGCAGGTCGATATCCTCGGCAATCCCTACCTCACCGCATACAGCCCGATCCGCAACGCCTCAAACCAGATTATCGGCATCTGGTATGTGGGCTATTCAGCAGACCTTGAAGAACTTGAAGCGGCCATCACCTCATCCAGCCTGCTGGACAGGGGGTTTCTCGCCCTGGTGGACGACAAGGGTCGACTCCGCATGCACTCCAATTCAATTGAAACCGATCCACTGCAAAACCTGCTGGAAAACGAACCGGACGGTTGGAATCTTGAACGCACTGCGTTTGATCGCTGGGGCTATCAGATTGTAACCGGCTATTCAGAAGACGAAGTGGCAGCCATGGTTCGCAATCAGACTATCAAGACGATCATTGCAATTCTGATCGGTGGACTGGTGCTGATCGGCTGTCTGAGTGCCCTGGCACAATTGGTTGTGGCTCGACCTCTTCAAAAAATGATTGATGCCATCAACGACATTGCCAGTGGAGAGGGCGACCTCACCGTGCGGTTCAATGCAACGGGCAAGAGCGAACTGGATGTCATGGCCCAGGGCTTTGACCGCTTGCTTGATCGGTTACAAACCACGATTTCAGAAACCAAAGGCTCGTCGGAAAGCCTGCTTGGAGCTTCGTCGAGCCTCAGGGGCATTGCATCGGACTCCGCAACCGTCGTCTCGCAACAAACCGAGGAGACAGAGCAGGTTGCAACCGCCATGAATGAAATGACAGCAACCGCTCAAACCGTTGCCGAAAGCGCATCCAGGGCGGAAAACATTGCAAAAGAGGCGGATGGTCTGGCCGAAAGTGGCCAGTCGCTCATTGCAAAAACCACCGCAAAAATACAGAGCCAGCTCGAAAACAATCAGAGCTCCGCGCAAACCAGCGCTTCACTGCGAGCTGCATCGGATAACATCGGCAATATTCTTTCCGTCATCGAAAACATTTCAGAACAGACCAACCTTCTGGCCCTGAACGCAGCGATTGAGGCAGCCCGAGCCGGGGAGCACGGCAGAGGTTTTGCGGTAGTCTCCGACGAAGTCAGAAACCTGGCCCGTCGAACCCAGGAATCCATCAAGGAGATCCAGGACCAGATCAATCACCTACAGGAAGGCGTTGCCGGTGTAACGAACGTTATTGAGGTTGGCAGCCAGCTGGCCACTGAAACCAACGACATGATCCGCGAAACCGGTAACGCGATCGACGCACTGCGCGAGAGCGTTCGAACCATTCGGGATACCAACATTGAAATGGCCAGCGCCGCCGAGCAGCAAAGTCAGGTTTCTGAGGACATCAACCAGCGCCTTGAGCACATTCGGCAAATGGCTGGCAGCAGCCAGGAGAACGCCGCATCAACCAATGAGGCGGCAGAAACATTGAAACAACTCGCTGAAAAACTGAAGTCTCAATTGGACTCTTACCGGACCTGA